The following proteins are co-located in the Dyadobacter chenwenxiniae genome:
- a CDS encoding phytanoyl-CoA dioxygenase family protein — protein MSTLQEQFNNDGYVLLRDFLDKDVVNNIYTDARKIFATQIKHVTGKTPDIDNRDEFENAMFEFFEKDFNAFVNTGKTVQHTFSLHKLGLDPKIEDILKQVGLSSPIIGARAAMQFNSRFLSKDGSKHWKLDAHQDWRTGQGSLDSTVIWFPMVDAGADIGALQVIPGSHKIGLQESTTSGYQGGITSSLKEEDFVQTEFKVGDILVFSAFLIHQSGNNITNNIRWSVQLRYNNLDEPTFIERGYPMAYIYKPETELVTPNFPSVEQLKEVFS, from the coding sequence ATGAGCACACTGCAGGAACAATTCAACAATGACGGCTATGTCCTTTTAAGAGATTTTTTGGACAAAGACGTTGTCAATAACATCTATACGGACGCAAGAAAAATATTCGCAACCCAAATCAAGCATGTCACCGGTAAAACGCCGGATATCGACAACCGCGACGAGTTTGAGAATGCAATGTTTGAGTTTTTTGAAAAAGACTTCAATGCGTTTGTGAACACAGGAAAAACGGTTCAGCATACATTTTCGCTGCACAAACTGGGACTTGATCCAAAAATTGAAGACATCCTAAAACAAGTAGGTCTTTCCAGCCCGATCATCGGCGCGAGAGCCGCAATGCAGTTTAACAGCCGTTTCTTGTCAAAAGACGGCAGCAAACACTGGAAACTGGACGCGCACCAGGACTGGCGCACAGGCCAGGGCTCGCTGGACAGCACCGTAATCTGGTTCCCAATGGTTGACGCCGGCGCGGATATCGGCGCTTTGCAAGTAATTCCAGGCAGCCACAAAATCGGTTTACAGGAATCAACCACATCAGGTTACCAGGGCGGAATAACGTCATCATTAAAAGAAGAGGATTTTGTTCAAACCGAATTCAAAGTCGGCGACATTCTCGTCTTCTCTGCGTTCCTGATCCATCAATCCGGCAACAACATTACCAACAACATCCGCTGGTCTGTACAACTCCGCTACAACAACCTGGACGAGCCCACATTCATAGAAAGAGGCTATCCAATGGCATACATTTACAAGCCGGAAACTGAGCTTGTAACGCCAAATTTCCCAAGTGTGGAGCAATTGAAAGAGGTTTTTAGCTGA
- a CDS encoding GH3 auxin-responsive promoter family protein has product MGIRALLSEPLARYIVQQQQDWISRSVEVQEKWRKDLVKKALHTQFGKDHFFKDINSYSDFREAVPVHDYEDLHIYIDKVKNGEEDILWPGKPLYFAKTSGTTSGTKYIPISRDSISNHIDSARNAILTYIAETKKAQFLDKKLIFLSGSPVLTETGGVLTGRLSGISNHHVPGYLKSNQMPSYETNCIEDWETKLDKIIDETLDQPMSLISGIPPWVQMYFDKITERTGKKIKDVFPDFSLFIYGGVNFEPYRAKLFESIGKRIDSIELYPASEGFFAYQNSQQDDGLLLLLDTGIFYEFIPVENFFDEKPKRLSIGEVEIGQNYAVIVNNNAGLWGYSLGDTVRFVSLNPYKILVTGRIKHFISAFGEHVIGEEIEKALRYAMERHPEVEVIEFTVAPMVNSENGGLPYHEWLVEFAVEPNNKEQFVADIDRRLTELNIYYKDLIKGSILKTLELVPLRKNSFIDFMRANGKLGGQNKVPRLANDRKIADELININRQ; this is encoded by the coding sequence ATGGGAATCAGAGCACTATTGAGTGAGCCGCTGGCTCGATACATCGTACAGCAACAACAAGATTGGATCTCACGAAGCGTCGAAGTGCAGGAAAAATGGAGGAAGGATTTGGTAAAAAAAGCCTTGCATACGCAGTTCGGGAAAGACCATTTTTTCAAAGACATTAACTCCTATTCCGACTTCCGGGAAGCGGTGCCGGTTCATGATTATGAAGACCTTCATATTTATATTGATAAGGTCAAAAACGGTGAAGAAGACATTCTCTGGCCAGGAAAACCACTATATTTTGCCAAAACGTCAGGCACAACATCCGGGACAAAATATATTCCCATTTCCAGGGACTCGATTTCAAACCATATTGACTCCGCCCGTAATGCCATTTTGACGTATATAGCGGAGACAAAAAAAGCGCAGTTTCTTGATAAAAAGCTCATTTTTCTATCAGGAAGCCCGGTGCTGACAGAGACCGGCGGCGTACTGACAGGGCGGTTGTCAGGTATTTCCAATCACCACGTGCCGGGTTACCTGAAATCAAACCAGATGCCGAGTTACGAAACCAACTGCATTGAAGATTGGGAGACGAAATTGGACAAAATCATCGACGAAACGCTCGATCAGCCCATGTCATTGATCTCAGGCATTCCGCCCTGGGTGCAGATGTATTTCGACAAGATTACCGAAAGAACAGGCAAAAAAATCAAAGACGTTTTTCCTGATTTTTCACTTTTCATTTACGGGGGCGTCAATTTTGAGCCTTACAGGGCCAAATTGTTCGAATCCATCGGCAAACGAATTGACTCGATTGAGCTCTACCCTGCTTCCGAAGGATTTTTTGCCTACCAAAATTCCCAGCAAGACGACGGCTTGCTTCTGCTCTTGGACACCGGGATTTTCTACGAATTTATTCCTGTTGAAAACTTTTTTGACGAAAAACCAAAGCGGTTATCCATCGGTGAGGTTGAAATTGGCCAGAACTATGCGGTGATCGTTAATAACAATGCTGGTTTATGGGGTTATTCGCTGGGCGACACAGTCAGGTTTGTCTCGTTAAATCCTTATAAAATTCTGGTTACGGGAAGGATCAAGCATTTCATATCTGCATTTGGCGAGCACGTGATTGGTGAAGAGATTGAAAAAGCCTTGCGTTATGCGATGGAACGGCATCCGGAGGTCGAGGTGATCGAGTTTACGGTTGCGCCTATGGTAAATTCGGAAAATGGAGGGCTTCCTTATCATGAATGGTTAGTGGAATTCGCTGTTGAGCCTAATAACAAGGAACAATTCGTGGCCGACATTGATAGAAGGCTTACCGAACTCAACATCTATTATAAGGATTTGATCAAAGGCAGCATTTTGAAAACATTGGAATTGGTGCCCTTGCGTAAAAACTCGTTTATAGACTTTATGCGCGCCAATGGCAAACTAGGCGGCCAGAACAAAGTGCCGAGACTGGCGAACGACCGAAAAATTGCGGACGAGCTGATCAACATTAACCGGCAGTAA
- a CDS encoding 1-deoxy-D-xylulose-5-phosphate reductoisomerase, with amino-acid sequence MKKNIAILGSTGSIGTQALEVIEANPEIFSVTVLTAQDNADLLIEQAVKFLPKEVVIGNKKLLEKVKSALSAYHIKVYSGIEALVSVVETDDIDTVLTAMVGYAGLLPTIHAIKAGKDIALANKETLVVAGELITGLAKQYGVNIYPVDSEHSAIFQCLVGEEANKIEKIILTASGGPFRGKDRAYLANVTKEQALKHPNWSMGAKITIDSATLMNKGLEVIEAKWLFDLEASQIDVIVHPQSIIHSLVQFEDGSIKAQMGLPDMKLPIQYALRYPARLKSAFPRFNFTDYPSLTFEKPDLDTFRNLAIAYEVLEKGGNAACIINAANEIAVEAFLRGKIGFLEISDLIIESLAKISYISTPTYSDYVQTNEATRRFASELIQVKV; translated from the coding sequence ATGAAAAAAAATATAGCGATTCTAGGATCAACGGGTTCGATCGGGACGCAGGCATTGGAAGTGATTGAAGCGAATCCTGAGATTTTTTCGGTTACCGTTCTTACTGCGCAGGATAATGCAGATCTGCTGATCGAACAGGCAGTGAAGTTTCTGCCAAAAGAAGTGGTTATCGGCAATAAAAAGCTTCTTGAAAAGGTAAAATCTGCACTCTCAGCCTATCACATTAAGGTTTATAGTGGCATTGAAGCATTGGTTTCCGTTGTGGAAACGGATGATATTGACACGGTGCTTACGGCAATGGTCGGTTATGCAGGCCTTTTGCCAACCATTCACGCCATTAAAGCAGGAAAGGACATTGCACTGGCTAATAAAGAAACGCTGGTTGTGGCGGGAGAACTCATAACAGGACTTGCAAAACAATACGGCGTCAACATTTATCCGGTCGACTCTGAGCATTCTGCCATTTTCCAATGCCTGGTTGGGGAAGAGGCGAATAAGATCGAAAAGATCATATTAACCGCCTCTGGCGGGCCGTTTCGTGGCAAAGACCGTGCATATCTGGCCAATGTTACCAAGGAGCAAGCATTAAAGCATCCGAATTGGAGCATGGGCGCAAAAATTACCATTGATTCGGCTACGCTGATGAACAAAGGCCTGGAAGTGATCGAGGCCAAATGGTTATTTGATCTAGAAGCGTCACAGATAGACGTCATCGTTCACCCGCAAAGCATTATCCACTCGCTTGTGCAATTCGAAGACGGCAGCATCAAAGCGCAAATGGGGCTGCCTGATATGAAACTCCCGATCCAATACGCCTTGCGTTATCCGGCCCGTCTGAAATCGGCCTTCCCCAGGTTTAATTTTACCGATTATCCCTCCTTAACCTTCGAAAAGCCGGATCTTGACACTTTCAGGAACCTTGCCATTGCTTATGAAGTGTTGGAAAAAGGAGGAAATGCAGCCTGCATTATCAATGCGGCCAATGAAATTGCGGTAGAAGCGTTTCTTCGGGGTAAGATCGGATTTCTTGAAATTTCTGATCTTATCATTGAAAGCCTTGCCAAAATATCCTACATTTCCACCCCGACGTATTCCGATTACGTTCAAACAAATGAGGCGACAAGGCGTTTTGCTTCCGAACTGATTCAGGTAAAAGTTTAA
- a CDS encoding glycosyltransferase family 2 protein — translation MKLSVVIPAYNEEESITHTLTSLHQTLNKYNIPHEICVTNDNSKDGTLRVLDELSLQIPTLVYYTNPGPNGFGYAVRYGLERFKGDCVAVFMADMSDDPEDLVKYYYKMLDGDYDCVFGSRWEKGGKVVDYPALKKVINRVANFIVKMVMGIKYNDTTNAFKLYKRETIDGIKPFLAPHFNLTIELPLKAMVRGYNYAVVPNSWTNRKYGESKLKIKEMGSRYFFILMYCLIEKYFSQGDFMKKSTAPKKEVSR, via the coding sequence ATGAAGCTAAGCGTCGTAATACCAGCATATAATGAGGAGGAATCGATTACACACACTCTGACATCGCTGCACCAAACATTAAATAAATACAATATTCCGCACGAAATCTGCGTCACAAACGATAATTCCAAAGACGGAACACTTCGTGTGCTGGACGAACTATCCCTTCAAATCCCAACATTGGTTTACTACACAAATCCTGGCCCTAACGGCTTCGGTTATGCCGTAAGATATGGATTAGAGCGCTTCAAAGGTGATTGTGTCGCTGTTTTCATGGCTGATATGTCCGATGATCCGGAGGATTTGGTAAAATATTATTACAAAATGCTGGACGGTGATTATGATTGTGTTTTTGGATCCAGATGGGAAAAAGGCGGAAAAGTGGTCGATTATCCGGCGTTGAAAAAAGTAATCAACCGGGTTGCGAATTTTATTGTAAAGATGGTGATGGGCATCAAATACAATGACACAACCAACGCTTTTAAACTCTATAAAAGAGAAACTATCGATGGAATAAAGCCGTTTCTGGCGCCTCACTTCAATCTGACTATTGAACTTCCCCTGAAAGCAATGGTGCGCGGCTACAATTATGCTGTTGTGCCGAATAGCTGGACAAATCGCAAATACGGCGAATCTAAGTTGAAAATTAAAGAAATGGGAAGCCGCTACTTCTTCATTTTAATGTATTGCCTTATTGAAAAATACTTCTCACAAGGCGATTTCATGAAGAAATCCACTGCTCCGAAGAAGGAAGTCAGCCGCTGA
- a CDS encoding glycosyltransferase family 2 protein: protein MKLSVCVPAFNHENYIKQMLDGALMQVTNFDFEIVIGDDASTDATPAIIREYQEKNPGTIRAFLHSENQGPKEPREFAGRNNVLQLLKACKGEYVAMCEGDDYWTDPLKLQKQVDFLDANPEFAISHHNVLVTYEDGSPEHFFNAPDQKLVSTIEDILEDKWFMATASWVYRNHFLQNDFADWHAKAAAGDWAVIIQLAAQGKIGYFPEPMGVYRKHSAGLSNVHSNTNQKFWQNRRDMFENVNRWLDHKYDPIVSKTLARYDEQLSLFEKIGS, encoded by the coding sequence ATGAAACTTTCCGTTTGCGTTCCTGCATTTAATCATGAAAACTACATTAAGCAGATGCTTGATGGGGCTTTGATGCAGGTTACGAATTTTGATTTTGAGATTGTGATTGGGGATGATGCTTCTACGGATGCGACACCTGCTATTATCCGGGAATATCAAGAGAAAAACCCGGGAACGATTCGGGCATTTTTGCATTCTGAAAATCAGGGGCCTAAGGAGCCGCGGGAGTTTGCGGGGCGGAATAATGTGCTGCAACTGTTGAAAGCTTGTAAAGGCGAATATGTGGCCATGTGTGAGGGTGATGACTATTGGACTGATCCGTTGAAACTGCAAAAACAAGTTGACTTTCTTGATGCGAATCCGGAATTTGCTATATCCCATCATAATGTTCTGGTGACCTACGAAGATGGGTCGCCAGAACATTTTTTTAATGCTCCGGATCAAAAATTAGTCTCGACTATTGAAGATATTTTGGAAGACAAGTGGTTTATGGCGACTGCAAGTTGGGTTTATAGGAATCATTTTCTCCAAAACGACTTTGCAGACTGGCATGCAAAAGCGGCAGCGGGCGACTGGGCGGTGATTATTCAGCTGGCGGCGCAAGGCAAAATTGGTTATTTCCCTGAGCCTATGGGTGTGTATCGCAAGCATAGCGCGGGGCTTAGCAATGTTCACTCGAATACAAATCAGAAATTTTGGCAGAACAGGCGGGATATGTTTGAGAATGTCAATAGATGGCTGGACCATAAATATGATCCAATCGTCTCAAAGACATTGGCGCGCTACGACGAGCAGCTATCCTTATTTGAAAAAATTGGCAGTTAG